The following are encoded in a window of Haloarcula halophila genomic DNA:
- a CDS encoding PHP domain-containing protein yields MRTDVHTHTTFSDGSALSAMIEAAEAAGLDGLGLTDHCILTEDAFGRHETYDLDETYERRRERIDTARATTDLTLYDAAEVSYVPGDADRIREFLATADFEYSIGSVHFAGDYDYTSDAQYVDSAAGVRRDAVERYYDTVVDLVEADLFDVLGHLDLPERLETLRGVSRPSDYDRVAAALADSRTVPELNAGRVNDALGRPHPDPSMLSRFADHGVGFVLGTDSHRPEEVTTRVPTLRDRIARSAIDCLEIDAVLA; encoded by the coding sequence ATGCGGACGGACGTCCACACGCACACGACGTTCTCCGACGGGTCGGCCCTGTCGGCGATGATCGAGGCGGCCGAAGCGGCCGGACTCGACGGCCTCGGTCTCACCGACCACTGTATCCTGACCGAGGACGCGTTCGGCCGCCACGAGACGTACGACCTCGACGAGACCTACGAACGGCGCCGCGAGCGGATCGATACAGCCCGTGCGACGACCGATCTGACGCTGTACGACGCGGCCGAGGTGAGCTACGTCCCGGGGGACGCCGATCGGATTCGGGAGTTCCTCGCGACCGCCGACTTCGAGTACAGCATCGGCAGCGTCCACTTCGCCGGGGACTACGACTACACCTCCGACGCCCAGTACGTCGATAGCGCAGCGGGGGTCCGACGGGACGCCGTCGAACGCTACTACGACACAGTCGTCGACTTGGTCGAGGCCGACCTGTTCGACGTGCTCGGCCACCTCGATCTACCGGAGCGACTGGAGACGCTCCGGGGTGTCTCGCGCCCGAGCGATTACGACCGCGTCGCCGCGGCGCTGGCCGACTCACGGACCGTTCCGGAACTCAACGCCGGACGGGTCAACGACGCGCTCGGACGGCCCCATCCGGACCCGTCGATGCTGTCACGGTTCGCCGACCACGGTGTCGGATTCGTGCTCGGCACCGACAGTCACCGACCCGAAGAGGTGACGACGCGAGTCCCGACGCTCCGTGACCGGATCGCCCGATCGGCTATCGACTGCCTGGAGATCGACGCTGTCCTCGCCTGA
- a CDS encoding 2-phosphosulfolactate phosphatase — translation MIPARAQIPDDPEPGNYVVVDVAQFSTTVPELFANGAEYIHITENRGEEPAFQADHPRAKIGGGSGPNYRGEEGYDFFNSPSFVQDVDVAGRPTAMTSTNGGNAVTDLRLAGGDGVNVYVGGLTNGVTLADHLREQDEETYFVAAGSNGKPSPEDVAGALFIARHLLADPPTDRERAVYREMVEFSKGAKYERRPQIKRTDLYEYVLDFDSRDVVPKLDGQKLYDVSAD, via the coding sequence ATGATCCCCGCACGGGCACAGATCCCGGACGACCCCGAGCCGGGGAACTACGTCGTCGTCGACGTTGCACAGTTCTCGACGACGGTCCCGGAGCTGTTCGCGAACGGCGCCGAGTACATCCACATCACCGAAAACCGTGGTGAAGAGCCGGCCTTCCAGGCCGACCATCCACGGGCGAAGATCGGCGGTGGCTCCGGTCCGAACTACCGCGGCGAGGAGGGATACGACTTCTTCAACTCGCCGAGTTTCGTCCAGGACGTCGACGTGGCCGGCCGGCCGACGGCGATGACGTCTACGAACGGTGGGAACGCCGTTACCGATCTCCGACTCGCGGGGGGCGACGGGGTGAACGTCTACGTCGGGGGGCTCACCAACGGCGTCACACTGGCCGACCACCTCCGGGAACAGGACGAGGAAACGTACTTCGTCGCCGCTGGGTCCAACGGGAAACCGTCACCCGAGGACGTCGCGGGCGCGCTGTTCATCGCTCGCCACCTGCTTGCGGACCCACCGACCGACCGCGAACGGGCGGTGTACCGCGAGATGGTCGAGTTCTCGAAGGGTGCGAAGTACGAACGCCGCCCCCAGATCAAGCGGACGGACCTCTACGAGTACGTCCTCGACTTCGATAGCCGCGACGTCGTCCCGAAACTCGACGGACAGAAGCTCTACGACGTCTCCGCGGACTGA
- a CDS encoding PGF-CTERM sorting domain-containing protein translates to MDGVRRWTIAAGLTALLVLVAFVPVASATPSQAGAVDAAGASSGGTVGSPEDPQVGSRDGTATEQVADSETITVNQSFALTANDSGSVDVRLRYAIPDRVRSLETTLPENATVTRTTGFTRVNGTTYEWDGESATPTLAYRRNPNETLDRSGPESAAGRYVGVDAGEWALFTRSATPTEWTYVGTTPVTFRRDIHTVGPGAAGEWVVYLGTGTTTERTANDQTIRLVVPDRASMADSPDSVLSSLSNASNALRVGDRDEHVFVVAAPTGTNVTWGARGYQVGDADMWVKDDERLDTAENIWLHEYVHSRQAFRPTSRTRWLVESSAVYYAAALTLEQDRIDFDAYRSRLGAGADPVYDGIILAAPSTWEESADYYRGPLVAGRIDERIRLSTNDERTFQDTMRLLNGRERPVTQANLLSAVERAGGEQARTLAANYTGSTATVRMWNESRHAAVFGQLPARIGYALPAADNRSAYRVDGQYRDGPVGGEIPLQLVVGETLTVDAIVRNAGGTEGQYNATMDINGTTVTTAGGRIAPTTTRVVPLSHTFVTPGQYTLSLDGTNVTVLVQRPARAEVTDIAVSSRSARAGTEVVVTATVTNTADIPAAGRVVFTRDFERVTDRQVYLPPRNSTELSTGIRLPEPGDVLVAAGSADPVTITVTPAATTESTPTPTPTPVSGTTTPRTTSADGPGFTVALAVLALALGTLVASRRR, encoded by the coding sequence ATGGACGGGGTGCGCCGGTGGACTATCGCCGCCGGACTCACGGCCCTGCTCGTTCTCGTGGCGTTTGTGCCGGTGGCGTCGGCGACACCCTCTCAGGCAGGAGCGGTCGACGCCGCCGGAGCGAGCAGCGGCGGTACCGTCGGGTCCCCCGAAGATCCGCAGGTGGGTTCCCGGGACGGAACCGCTACCGAGCAGGTCGCCGACAGCGAGACGATCACCGTCAACCAGTCGTTCGCCCTCACGGCAAACGACTCCGGCAGCGTCGACGTTCGGTTACGCTACGCGATTCCCGATCGCGTCCGCTCGCTCGAAACGACACTCCCCGAGAACGCGACCGTGACACGCACGACCGGGTTCACCCGCGTCAACGGGACGACCTACGAGTGGGACGGCGAGTCGGCCACGCCGACCCTCGCGTACCGTCGGAACCCCAACGAAACCCTCGACCGGTCCGGGCCGGAGAGCGCCGCCGGGCGGTACGTCGGCGTCGACGCCGGCGAGTGGGCGCTGTTTACCCGCTCGGCGACGCCCACGGAGTGGACCTACGTCGGGACCACGCCGGTGACCTTCCGGCGGGACATCCACACGGTCGGGCCGGGGGCGGCCGGCGAGTGGGTCGTGTATCTCGGTACCGGAACGACGACCGAGCGGACGGCCAACGATCAGACCATCCGGCTCGTGGTCCCCGACCGTGCTTCGATGGCGGACTCCCCCGACTCGGTCCTGTCGTCGCTGTCGAACGCCTCGAACGCGCTCCGGGTCGGCGACCGGGACGAACACGTCTTCGTCGTCGCGGCGCCGACCGGGACGAACGTCACCTGGGGCGCCCGCGGCTACCAGGTCGGCGACGCGGACATGTGGGTCAAAGACGACGAACGGCTCGACACGGCAGAGAACATCTGGCTCCACGAGTACGTCCACAGCAGACAGGCGTTCAGGCCGACGAGCCGGACCCGCTGGCTCGTCGAATCCAGCGCCGTGTACTACGCCGCCGCCCTCACACTGGAACAGGACCGGATCGACTTCGACGCCTACCGATCGCGACTCGGCGCCGGCGCCGATCCGGTCTACGACGGGATCATCCTCGCGGCACCCTCGACGTGGGAGGAGAGCGCCGACTACTACCGTGGCCCGCTGGTCGCCGGGCGCATCGACGAACGGATCCGCCTGTCGACCAACGACGAACGGACGTTTCAGGACACGATGCGCCTGTTGAACGGGCGTGAGCGGCCGGTGACACAAGCGAACCTGCTGTCGGCGGTCGAGCGGGCCGGGGGCGAGCAGGCCCGCACGCTGGCCGCCAACTACACCGGGTCCACGGCGACCGTGAGGATGTGGAACGAGAGCCGCCACGCGGCCGTGTTCGGACAGTTACCCGCCCGTATCGGGTACGCGCTCCCGGCGGCAGACAACCGCTCTGCCTACCGGGTCGACGGACAGTATCGGGACGGACCAGTCGGGGGTGAGATACCGCTCCAGTTGGTCGTCGGCGAGACACTGACCGTCGACGCGATCGTCCGAAACGCCGGCGGGACCGAGGGCCAGTACAACGCGACGATGGACATCAACGGGACGACAGTGACGACCGCAGGGGGGCGGATCGCGCCGACGACGACACGGGTGGTCCCGCTCTCGCACACGTTCGTGACCCCCGGGCAGTACACACTGAGTCTGGACGGGACCAACGTCACCGTCCTCGTCCAGCGGCCGGCCCGGGCGGAAGTGACCGATATCGCGGTCAGTTCGCGGAGCGCTCGCGCCGGGACCGAGGTCGTCGTGACGGCGACGGTCACGAACACCGCCGACATCCCCGCCGCTGGACGGGTCGTGTTCACGCGGGACTTCGAGCGGGTCACGGATCGGCAGGTGTATCTCCCGCCCCGGAACAGCACGGAGCTGTCGACCGGGATCAGACTGCCCGAACCGGGCGACGTGCTGGTGGCGGCCGGCAGCGCCGACCCGGTCACGATCACCGTCACACCGGCCGCGACGACGGAGTCGACCCCGACACCGACGCCGACACCAGTGTCGGGGACGACCACGCCACGGACGACGAGTGCGGACGGCCCGGGGTTCACGGTCGCACTCGCCGTCCTGGCGCTGGCACTCGGGACGCTGGTCGCGTCTCGCCGTCGCTGA
- a CDS encoding DUF7331 family protein, which translates to MESAPDESQAEYGSFTTGGGDVVIYDRENPEAWLQSNYAVDVGATSERTSA; encoded by the coding sequence ATGGAATCGGCACCGGACGAATCCCAAGCGGAGTACGGCAGTTTCACCACCGGCGGCGGCGACGTCGTCATCTACGACCGGGAGAACCCGGAGGCGTGGCTCCAGTCGAACTATGCCGTCGACGTCGGTGCCACTTCGGAACGAACAAGTGCGTAA
- the thiD gene encoding bifunctional hydroxymethylpyrimidine kinase/phosphomethylpyrimidine kinase translates to MTRADAPVTPPAVLTIAGSDSGGGAGIQADLKTIEAGGGFGTSAITSVTAQNTTGVQGQHLLPIEEIAAQIESVRSDFDLGAVKTGMLATSEVVDLVVEHAPELQNLVVDPVMVAASGDRLLDEDAEDAYERLFAEATLVTPNADEAEVLTGRDVEDPEAAERAGRDIVEMGADAALVKGGHITGEEVVDTLVTAPEEAGGVTSFRHDRIDTAATHGSGCTLSSAIATRLAHGDDLSGAVSAGIDLLARAVRYHHDVGEGPGAVHHMVELRNEASRTETVEAVERIVSACVDLDVSPLVPEVGMTVAGATAYAETPDDAAAVEGRITRTRDGVRPNRGVRYGVSGTVGRFLLAAREHDPAVRFAVNCRLNDDVRAALGELAGSVSTYDRADRPAGAETEATTWGVGQAFEASPETPVAVVDNGEVGVEASATLLGADADTLVGHIETVLDAIDA, encoded by the coding sequence ATGACACGCGCAGACGCACCAGTCACACCCCCGGCCGTGCTGACGATCGCCGGGAGCGATTCGGGTGGCGGGGCCGGCATCCAGGCCGACCTCAAGACGATCGAGGCCGGTGGCGGATTCGGGACCAGCGCGATCACCAGCGTCACGGCACAGAACACGACCGGCGTCCAGGGCCAACATCTGCTTCCGATCGAGGAGATCGCGGCACAGATCGAGTCGGTGCGTTCCGACTTCGACCTGGGAGCGGTCAAGACCGGGATGCTCGCGACGAGCGAGGTGGTCGACCTGGTCGTCGAGCACGCCCCGGAGCTACAGAACCTCGTCGTCGATCCGGTGATGGTCGCCGCCTCTGGGGATCGCCTGCTCGACGAGGACGCGGAGGACGCGTACGAGCGACTGTTCGCCGAGGCGACGCTCGTCACGCCCAACGCCGACGAGGCCGAAGTCCTGACCGGTCGGGACGTCGAGGACCCCGAGGCCGCGGAACGCGCGGGCCGTGACATCGTCGAGATGGGGGCCGACGCCGCGCTCGTCAAGGGCGGCCACATCACCGGCGAGGAGGTCGTCGACACGCTCGTGACCGCACCAGAGGAGGCGGGTGGCGTCACGAGTTTCCGCCACGACCGGATCGACACGGCGGCGACCCACGGCTCGGGCTGTACGCTCTCGTCGGCGATCGCGACCCGTCTGGCACACGGCGACGACCTGTCCGGAGCCGTGTCGGCGGGGATCGACCTCCTGGCGCGGGCGGTCCGATACCACCACGACGTCGGCGAGGGACCGGGTGCCGTCCACCACATGGTCGAACTACGCAACGAGGCCAGCAGGACGGAGACCGTCGAAGCCGTCGAGCGGATCGTCTCGGCGTGTGTCGATCTGGACGTCTCGCCGCTGGTCCCCGAAGTCGGGATGACCGTCGCCGGCGCGACAGCCTACGCCGAGACGCCCGACGACGCCGCCGCCGTCGAGGGCCGCATCACCCGGACCCGGGACGGGGTCCGGCCCAACCGGGGTGTCCGCTACGGCGTTTCCGGGACGGTCGGTCGGTTCCTGCTGGCGGCCCGGGAGCACGACCCGGCCGTTCGGTTCGCCGTCAACTGCCGGCTGAACGACGACGTGCGGGCGGCCCTGGGGGAACTGGCCGGCTCCGTCTCGACGTACGACCGGGCCGACCGCCCGGCCGGCGCTGAGACGGAAGCGACCACGTGGGGGGTCGGACAGGCTTTCGAGGCGAGCCCGGAGACGCCCGTCGCCGTCGTCGACAACGGCGAAGTCGGCGTCGAGGCGAGTGCGACACTGCTCGGGGCCGACGCGGATACGCTCGTCGGACACATCGAGACGGTACTCGACGCCATCGACGCCTGA
- a CDS encoding DsbA family oxidoreductase, which yields MSDAPQITVYSDYVCPFCYLGRESLRQYQATREEPLDIDWHPFDLRSGKRSPDGTIDHSVDDGKDDDYYEQAKQNVRRLQDEYGVEMDLDIATDIDSLPAQVVSYYLKSHTDYETWLAFDEAVFDALWQEGRDIGERDVLVDLATDAGVDAETVHSALDDETLRAEVRQQFAAAQQAGVTGVPTFAYDGHAARGAVPPEHIERLVEGV from the coding sequence ATGAGCGACGCACCACAGATCACGGTCTACTCCGATTACGTCTGTCCGTTCTGTTACCTCGGACGGGAATCGCTCCGACAGTACCAGGCGACACGCGAGGAGCCCCTCGACATCGACTGGCACCCCTTCGATCTCCGGAGCGGGAAGCGGTCCCCCGACGGCACCATCGACCACTCCGTCGACGACGGGAAAGACGACGACTACTACGAACAGGCCAAACAGAACGTGCGCCGCCTACAAGACGAGTACGGGGTGGAGATGGACCTCGACATCGCGACCGATATCGACTCGTTGCCGGCGCAGGTGGTCTCGTACTACCTGAAATCACACACCGACTACGAGACGTGGCTGGCTTTCGACGAGGCTGTCTTCGACGCGCTCTGGCAGGAGGGGCGCGACATCGGGGAGCGGGACGTACTGGTCGACCTGGCGACCGACGCCGGTGTCGACGCCGAGACGGTCCACTCGGCGCTGGACGACGAGACACTCCGGGCGGAAGTCCGCCAGCAGTTCGCGGCCGCACAGCAGGCGGGCGTGACCGGCGTCCCGACGTTCGCCTACGACGGTCACGCCGCCCGCGGCGCGGTTCCACCGGAACACATCGAGCGGCTGGTCGAGGGCGTCTAA
- a CDS encoding sulfite exporter TauE/SafE family protein, with translation MTASPSSGSVQKTFLKYQHVFVFLAPLLFVVGVYSVAPIPETAGTDYWLEYWWLFLAFIVGATIVNTVGISGSALFVPFLIFVFPVIAGETLTPETLVKVGLISESFGLSSSALAFIQYGLVDRRLALSLVLGGIPFVVAGALLSFIIPAWLFHALLGLALIAASFLLFKADLGHEDPSAGGDEADTAADGGQPGLPNDDDKLGPAGVEKAADGTITRVDRDGNDYTYSHGGYLERFANYSVGGVFQGLAGFGIGELGIISMLRTNVPVRVAIGTNHIVVALTAVLASLVHVFGGGLVGGHTMDLASTPWNMVVWTVPATVTGGQIAPYVSATLDTGLIKKGVGVLFAVISVALFLMAFGGF, from the coding sequence ATGACCGCGTCGCCATCGTCAGGGAGCGTACAGAAGACCTTTCTCAAGTACCAACACGTCTTCGTGTTTCTCGCACCGCTGTTGTTCGTCGTCGGTGTCTACTCGGTAGCGCCGATTCCGGAGACCGCGGGGACCGACTACTGGCTGGAGTACTGGTGGCTGTTCCTGGCGTTCATCGTCGGGGCGACCATCGTCAACACGGTCGGGATCAGCGGGTCGGCGCTGTTCGTCCCCTTCCTCATCTTCGTCTTCCCGGTTATCGCCGGCGAGACACTGACCCCGGAGACACTGGTGAAAGTCGGGCTCATCAGCGAGTCATTCGGCCTCTCCAGTTCCGCGCTGGCGTTCATCCAGTACGGGCTGGTCGACCGTCGCCTGGCGCTGTCGCTGGTGCTTGGCGGCATCCCCTTCGTCGTCGCCGGCGCCTTGCTCTCCTTTATTATCCCGGCGTGGCTGTTCCACGCGCTACTGGGACTGGCACTGATCGCGGCGTCGTTCCTCCTGTTCAAGGCCGATCTCGGCCACGAGGACCCCAGCGCTGGCGGCGACGAGGCCGACACCGCAGCCGACGGCGGCCAACCCGGCCTGCCCAACGACGACGACAAGCTCGGCCCGGCCGGCGTCGAGAAGGCCGCCGACGGGACGATCACCCGCGTCGACCGCGACGGCAACGACTACACCTACTCGCATGGCGGCTACCTCGAACGGTTCGCCAACTACAGCGTCGGCGGCGTGTTCCAGGGACTGGCCGGCTTCGGGATCGGCGAGTTGGGGATCATCTCGATGCTGCGCACGAACGTGCCGGTCCGTGTCGCCATCGGGACCAACCACATCGTCGTCGCGTTGACGGCCGTGCTGGCCTCGCTAGTCCACGTCTTCGGCGGCGGGCTCGTCGGCGGCCACACGATGGACCTCGCCTCGACCCCGTGGAACATGGTCGTCTGGACGGTCCCGGCGACGGTCACCGGTGGACAGATCGCACCCTACGTCTCGGCCACGCTGGATACCGGCCTCATCAAGAAGGGCGTCGGCGTGTTGTTCGCGGTCATCTCGGTCGCCCTGTTCCTGATGGCGTTCGGTGGGTTCTAA
- a CDS encoding universal stress protein gives MYDDILLPTDGSDGIAEAASHAGELARQFGATVHVLSVVDTRNRFESPTGGLSDAAWTEAERERAETAIEKTVDALPDGVAIETSIVEGVPKTEILDTVTDEGMDIVVMGTHGRTGLDHYLIGSVAEKVVRRSPVPVVTVRLGDES, from the coding sequence ATGTACGACGACATCTTGCTTCCGACCGACGGGAGCGACGGCATCGCCGAGGCAGCCAGCCACGCGGGCGAACTCGCACGGCAGTTCGGTGCGACAGTCCACGTCCTCTCGGTCGTCGATACGCGCAACCGCTTCGAGAGTCCGACCGGCGGCCTCTCGGACGCCGCCTGGACGGAGGCCGAACGCGAGCGTGCCGAGACGGCCATCGAAAAAACTGTCGACGCACTGCCCGACGGAGTGGCTATCGAGACCAGTATCGTAGAGGGTGTTCCCAAGACGGAGATCCTCGACACGGTCACGGACGAGGGGATGGATATCGTCGTGATGGGGACCCACGGGCGGACTGGACTGGATCACTATCTCATCGGCAGCGTCGCGGAGAAGGTCGTCCGTCGATCACCGGTACCGGTAGTGACGGTTCGTCTCGGGGACGAGAGCTGA
- a CDS encoding thioredoxin family protein: MSTTHDRPITIETRSDLDDVLAGEERVLVMVRTEGCTICQSMEPILDNVARATEARVVVFNPKRDLDAVAAFDVRSVPTFLLFAAGELIDRRADGFVPTADLVAFVEGE, translated from the coding sequence ATGAGCACGACACACGACCGGCCGATCACAATCGAGACCCGATCCGACCTCGACGACGTGCTGGCTGGCGAGGAGCGCGTCCTCGTGATGGTCCGCACCGAGGGGTGTACGATCTGCCAGTCGATGGAACCGATCCTGGACAACGTCGCCCGGGCGACCGAGGCCCGTGTCGTCGTCTTCAACCCGAAACGCGACCTCGACGCCGTGGCTGCCTTCGACGTGCGCTCGGTGCCGACGTTCCTGCTGTTCGCCGCCGGCGAACTGATCGATCGTCGGGCCGATGGTTTCGTTCCCACCGCCGATCTGGTCGCGTTCGTCGAAGGCGAGTGA
- a CDS encoding DUF7344 domain-containing protein, translating to MSKSQSQHTGGIDIDQLRVPETEVGNESLTRDEIFEMLSNRRRRFVIQYLKNKEQVGTLSDLAEQVAAWENDSSIREISSSERKTVYSSLQQFHLPKMDETGIVEFDRRAGVVELTDAAAELDIYLEVVDRYDIPWSFYYMGLSAIGAILVGLASLGVQPFVAIPPTGWTVFLIGAFGVSSLSHFLLSRGMRLESADSPAEVEDV from the coding sequence ATGAGTAAATCACAGTCACAGCACACTGGTGGCATCGATATCGATCAGTTACGAGTGCCGGAGACGGAGGTCGGAAACGAATCGCTGACGCGGGACGAGATCTTCGAGATGTTGAGCAACCGGCGACGTCGGTTCGTCATCCAGTACTTGAAAAACAAAGAACAGGTAGGCACACTCTCGGACTTGGCTGAACAGGTCGCTGCTTGGGAGAACGACAGCAGTATCCGGGAGATCTCTTCGAGCGAGCGCAAGACGGTGTACTCCTCGCTCCAGCAGTTCCACCTCCCGAAGATGGACGAAACCGGCATCGTCGAGTTCGATCGTCGGGCCGGCGTCGTCGAGTTGACCGACGCCGCCGCCGAGCTCGACATCTACCTCGAAGTCGTCGACCGGTACGACATCCCGTGGAGCTTCTACTACATGGGCCTCAGCGCTATCGGCGCGATCCTCGTCGGACTCGCCTCGCTGGGTGTCCAGCCGTTCGTCGCGATCCCGCCGACCGGGTGGACGGTCTTCCTCATCGGGGCGTTCGGCGTCTCGTCGCTGTCACATTTCCTCCTTTCGCGGGGGATGCGACTGGAGTCCGCCGACAGCCCGGCGGAGGTCGAGGATGTATAG
- a CDS encoding rhomboid family intramembrane serine protease, with protein sequence MDDDTTPTVSELLDSATAVDVVLLLTVPALLIAVASLPASVRRSLVFEYAAPSFGTAVAAPFVHLNETHLHRNLLAYAVLAPTVYLLSVVSGHRQRFRVVFVSFVLVCPPVLSYLNLAIVREGISVGFSGVAMALYGYLPLAIAVHLERRFDVAPTETTAPLLFFSGLQLITVLTLGAVATTRVSVPIRGVTVPVTSVLVASLIGLVAALTLVLTLYTLAVRDHVTALMATLRTTTTRSGHFELLVLATGLFLTVPFVTFPINPVVGNSVLNLYVHLVGYALGFIGSFTLVAIEERLAI encoded by the coding sequence ATGGACGACGATACGACGCCGACAGTGAGCGAACTGTTGGACAGCGCCACCGCCGTCGACGTTGTGCTCCTGCTCACGGTGCCTGCGCTGTTGATCGCGGTCGCGTCGCTGCCGGCGTCCGTCCGCCGGTCGCTCGTCTTCGAGTACGCCGCCCCGTCGTTCGGGACGGCGGTCGCCGCGCCGTTCGTCCACCTGAACGAGACACACTTGCACCGGAACCTCCTCGCGTACGCCGTCCTCGCGCCGACCGTCTACCTACTGAGCGTCGTGAGCGGCCATCGGCAACGGTTTCGGGTCGTGTTCGTCTCGTTCGTGCTGGTCTGTCCGCCCGTCCTGTCGTACCTGAACCTGGCGATCGTCCGCGAGGGCATAAGCGTCGGCTTCTCGGGCGTGGCGATGGCGCTGTACGGCTATCTCCCACTGGCGATCGCCGTCCATCTCGAACGGCGGTTCGACGTGGCCCCGACGGAGACGACCGCGCCGTTGCTGTTCTTCTCGGGACTCCAGCTGATCACGGTATTGACACTCGGTGCCGTCGCCACTACCCGGGTGAGTGTCCCGATCCGTGGTGTCACCGTTCCGGTTACCTCGGTCCTCGTCGCGTCGCTGATCGGCCTCGTCGCGGCGTTGACACTGGTGTTAACACTGTACACGCTAGCGGTGCGCGACCACGTCACGGCGCTGATGGCGACCCTGCGTACCACGACGACCCGTTCCGGCCACTTCGAGTTGCTCGTCCTCGCGACTGGCCTGTTTCTGACCGTTCCTTTCGTCACCTTTCCGATCAACCCCGTCGTCGGGAACAGCGTCCTGAACCTGTACGTTCACCTGGTCGGGTACGCGCTGGGGTTCATCGGTTCGTTCACACTGGTCGCTATCGAGGAGCGTCTGGCGATATGA
- a CDS encoding signal peptidase I, whose translation MTVRGWTETLLEVIVVVFLVSMVVGQLLGQPVLLGYVTTGSMQPTLNPGDGFVAIPAALAGPVEEGDVVTFRAEEIQGGGLTTHRVVDRTDRGYVTRGDNNPFTDQDSDEPPVTEAQIVAVVWQPGGTVVSVPGVGLLVSGTQETLGAIQGQLARLAGTRSLLGTQGIAYLLVALSVAGYAIDILLGGDREREQRETSRQTGVSVRLILLVLAGAVVLSATAAMVGPSGSQEFGVVSSESDSPGLRVIEQGTTESSRYILGNGGFVPMVTYVDPVTEGVTFEPRETVVPARSTVNGTISITAPPETGYYRYFVVEYRYLHLLPQSTIRSLYRIHPWTPIVVIDALLAGSFYLLGAAFVDTGRVRSRSREAPSRLDRFVSRLK comes from the coding sequence ATGACGGTGCGGGGTTGGACCGAGACACTGCTCGAGGTGATCGTCGTGGTGTTCCTCGTGTCGATGGTGGTCGGGCAACTGCTCGGACAGCCGGTCCTGCTGGGCTACGTCACGACGGGGAGCATGCAGCCGACGCTGAACCCGGGCGACGGCTTCGTCGCGATTCCGGCAGCGCTGGCCGGCCCGGTCGAGGAGGGCGACGTCGTCACGTTCCGGGCCGAGGAGATACAGGGGGGCGGGCTGACGACCCACCGCGTCGTCGACCGGACCGACCGGGGATACGTCACTCGCGGGGACAACAACCCGTTCACCGACCAAGACAGCGACGAGCCGCCGGTGACCGAGGCCCAGATCGTCGCTGTCGTCTGGCAGCCCGGCGGGACGGTCGTCTCCGTCCCCGGCGTCGGCCTCCTCGTGTCGGGGACACAGGAGACGCTGGGGGCGATCCAGGGACAGCTAGCCCGGCTTGCCGGGACACGCTCGCTGCTCGGGACACAGGGGATCGCGTACCTGCTGGTGGCGCTGTCGGTCGCCGGCTACGCTATCGACATCCTGCTGGGCGGGGATCGGGAGCGCGAACAACGCGAGACCTCCCGACAGACGGGCGTGAGTGTCCGGCTGATACTGCTCGTCCTGGCCGGAGCGGTCGTCCTGTCGGCGACAGCCGCGATGGTCGGGCCGTCCGGGTCACAGGAGTTCGGCGTCGTCAGTTCCGAGAGTGACTCCCCGGGCCTCCGCGTCATCGAACAGGGGACGACCGAATCGTCCCGGTACATCCTGGGCAACGGCGGGTTCGTCCCGATGGTCACGTACGTCGATCCGGTGACCGAGGGCGTCACGTTCGAACCGCGGGAGACAGTGGTACCGGCTCGATCGACGGTCAACGGGACGATCAGTATCACGGCCCCACCGGAGACCGGCTACTACCGGTATTTCGTCGTCGAGTACCGGTACCTGCATCTCCTGCCGCAGTCGACGATACGGAGCCTCTACCGGATACACCCCTGGACGCCGATCGTCGTCATCGACGCGCTCCTCGCAGGGTCGTTCTATCTGCTCGGCGCGGCGTTCGTCGACACCGGTCGGGTGCGCTCGCGCTCGCGGGAGGCCCCCTCCCGCCTCGACCGGTTCGTCTCCCGACTCAAGTAG